The following are from one region of the Salvia hispanica cultivar TCC Black 2014 chromosome 1, UniMelb_Shisp_WGS_1.0, whole genome shotgun sequence genome:
- the LOC125209159 gene encoding heterogeneous nuclear ribonucleoprotein Q-like isoform X1, with amino-acid sequence MADNTEVEDRVDLDDDNYSEDDEEVMEDEGAGDVGEEEPQEDTGSEDGGKGQSAGTDKTDISIGDMEDKDNSTSLTEEEKEKHAELLDLPPHGSEVFIGGLSRDISEEDLRELCEPLGEIFEIRVMKNRDTGESKGFAFVAFRTKDEAQKAIEELNNKEFKGRTLRCSLSETKYRLFIGNVPKGWSEDEFKKVIESTGPGAEIIELIKDPQNPGRNRGFAFVEFYNNACADYSRQKMSSASFKLDGNTPTVTWADPKITPDHSAATSQVKALYVKNIPENTTTEELKEIFQQHGEVTKVVMPPAKAGGKRDFGFIHYAERSSALKAVKETEKYEINGQVLEVVLAKPQAEKKFDAANSHNSQVPNYIPHPGFGGIPVNPYASIATGYGGGGGFQQQPMIYGRGPMPAGMQMVPMVLPDGRIGYVLQQPGVQIPQPVRPRRNDRGNNGGGSQARGGGNGGDDNNRNRRYRPY; translated from the exons ATGGCAGATAATACTGAAGTGGAGGACCGTGTGGATCTAGACGATGATAACTACAGTGAAGACGATGAAGAAGTCATGGAAGACGAAGGAGCTGGAGATGTTGGTGAAGAAGAGCCTCAGGAGGATACTGGAAGCGAGGATGGTGGGAAAGGTCAATCTGCAGGAACAGATAAAACGGATATAAGCATTGGGGATATGGAAGATAAAGATAACTCGACATCTCTTACCGAAGAGGAGAAAGAGAAACATGCTGAGCTTCTTGATCTTCCACCCCATGGCTCTGAAGTTTTTATTGGAGGACTTTCTCGAGATATTTCGGAGGAAGACTTGAGGGAACTCTGTGAACCCCTTGGTGAAATCTTTGAG ATAAGGGTCATGAAGAATAGGGATACTGGTGAAAGCAAGGGCTTTGCTTTTGTAGCCTTCAGAACAAAAGATGAGGCACAAAAGGCAATTGAAGAATTAAATAACAAGGAATTCAAG GGCAGGACTCTACGATGCTCACTTTCCGAAACTAAATACAGATTGTTCATAGGCAATGTACCAAAGGGATGGAGTGAAGATGAATtcaaaaaagtaattgaatcaACAGGTCCTGGTGCTGAAATCATTGAGCTAATAAAG GATCCTCAGAACCCTGGTCGTAATCGTGGTTTTGCCTTTGTGGAATTTTACAACAATGCTTGTGCTGACTATTCCAGGCAAAAGATGTCTTCTGCAAGTTTCAAGCTGGATGGTAACACACCAACTGTTACATGGGCTGACCCGAAGATCACACCTGATCATTCTGCTGCTACTTCTCAG gTCAAGGCCCTGTATGTGAAGAACATTCCCGAAAATACAACTACTGAAGAATTAAAGGAAATCTTCCAGCAACATGGGGAAGTCACCAAAGTTGTTATGCCACCTGCTAAAGCTGGTGGGAAGAGAGACTTTGGCTTCATACATTATGCTGAAAGATCAAGTGCCCTTAAAGCTGTCAAAGAGActgaaaaatatgagataaaTG GCCAGGTATTAGAAGTCGTCCTCGCAAAGCCTCAGGCTGAGAAGAAGTTTGATGCAGCTAATTCCCACAACTCTCAAGTTCCAAACTACATTCCCCATCCAGGATTTGGTGGTATACCTGTAAATCCTTACGCCTCTATAGCTACTGGAtatggcggtggtggtgggtTTCAGCAG CAGCCTATGATTTATGGAAGGGGACCAATGCCAGCAGGAATGCAGATGGTGCCAATGGTTCTACCTGATGGTCGAATCGGCTATGTTCT ACAACAGCCCGGTGTACAGATTCCTCAGCCCGTTAGACCACGGAGAAATGATAGGGGTAATAATGGTGGCGGATCACAAGCACGGGGCGGGGGCAATGGCGGTGATGATAACAACCGTAATAGACGGTACAGGCCTTACTAG
- the LOC125209159 gene encoding heterogeneous nuclear ribonucleoprotein Q-like isoform X2: protein MADNTEVEDRVDLDDDNYSEDDEEVMEDEGAGDVGEEEPQEDTGSEDGGKGQSAGTDKTDISIGDMEDKDNSTSLTEEEKEKHAELLDLPPHGSEVFIGGLSRDISEEDLRELCEPLGEIFEIRVMKNRDTGESKGFAFVAFRTKDEAQKAIEELNNKEFKGRTLRCSLSETKYRLFIGNVPKGWSEDEFKKVIESTGPGAEIIELIKDPQNPGRNRGFAFVEFYNNACADYSRQKMSSASFKLDGNTPTVTWADPKITPDHSAATSQVKALYVKNIPENTTTEELKEIFQQHGEVTKVVMPPAKAGGKRDFGFIHYAERSSALKAVKETEKYEINGQVLEVVLAKPQAEKKFDAANSHNSQVPNYIPHPGFGGIPVNPYASIATGYGGGGGFQQPMIYGRGPMPAGMQMVPMVLPDGRIGYVLQQPGVQIPQPVRPRRNDRGNNGGGSQARGGGNGGDDNNRNRRYRPY, encoded by the exons ATGGCAGATAATACTGAAGTGGAGGACCGTGTGGATCTAGACGATGATAACTACAGTGAAGACGATGAAGAAGTCATGGAAGACGAAGGAGCTGGAGATGTTGGTGAAGAAGAGCCTCAGGAGGATACTGGAAGCGAGGATGGTGGGAAAGGTCAATCTGCAGGAACAGATAAAACGGATATAAGCATTGGGGATATGGAAGATAAAGATAACTCGACATCTCTTACCGAAGAGGAGAAAGAGAAACATGCTGAGCTTCTTGATCTTCCACCCCATGGCTCTGAAGTTTTTATTGGAGGACTTTCTCGAGATATTTCGGAGGAAGACTTGAGGGAACTCTGTGAACCCCTTGGTGAAATCTTTGAG ATAAGGGTCATGAAGAATAGGGATACTGGTGAAAGCAAGGGCTTTGCTTTTGTAGCCTTCAGAACAAAAGATGAGGCACAAAAGGCAATTGAAGAATTAAATAACAAGGAATTCAAG GGCAGGACTCTACGATGCTCACTTTCCGAAACTAAATACAGATTGTTCATAGGCAATGTACCAAAGGGATGGAGTGAAGATGAATtcaaaaaagtaattgaatcaACAGGTCCTGGTGCTGAAATCATTGAGCTAATAAAG GATCCTCAGAACCCTGGTCGTAATCGTGGTTTTGCCTTTGTGGAATTTTACAACAATGCTTGTGCTGACTATTCCAGGCAAAAGATGTCTTCTGCAAGTTTCAAGCTGGATGGTAACACACCAACTGTTACATGGGCTGACCCGAAGATCACACCTGATCATTCTGCTGCTACTTCTCAG gTCAAGGCCCTGTATGTGAAGAACATTCCCGAAAATACAACTACTGAAGAATTAAAGGAAATCTTCCAGCAACATGGGGAAGTCACCAAAGTTGTTATGCCACCTGCTAAAGCTGGTGGGAAGAGAGACTTTGGCTTCATACATTATGCTGAAAGATCAAGTGCCCTTAAAGCTGTCAAAGAGActgaaaaatatgagataaaTG GCCAGGTATTAGAAGTCGTCCTCGCAAAGCCTCAGGCTGAGAAGAAGTTTGATGCAGCTAATTCCCACAACTCTCAAGTTCCAAACTACATTCCCCATCCAGGATTTGGTGGTATACCTGTAAATCCTTACGCCTCTATAGCTACTGGAtatggcggtggtggtgggtTTCAGCAG CCTATGATTTATGGAAGGGGACCAATGCCAGCAGGAATGCAGATGGTGCCAATGGTTCTACCTGATGGTCGAATCGGCTATGTTCT ACAACAGCCCGGTGTACAGATTCCTCAGCCCGTTAGACCACGGAGAAATGATAGGGGTAATAATGGTGGCGGATCACAAGCACGGGGCGGGGGCAATGGCGGTGATGATAACAACCGTAATAGACGGTACAGGCCTTACTAG